A genomic segment from Polyangium mundeleinium encodes:
- a CDS encoding type VI secretion system Vgr family protein produces the protein MPILELTLSGGAKLSVHNFSVQEALSELFHVSVVARAQRPDLDLEAIVGKPASLHIVAGWTYVKDQGTRTWKGVCGYIEQCQAQTEETGLSTYYLTIVPDLWLLTQRTNHRIFQHLSIPDIADVLLGEWGVEPTWQIDRGLYPKLEFKVQYGESDFTFLSRLLEEAGITFWFSDRGGAGSVLTFGDKLHAAAPRPPIPFVDNPNQAAQREFLSLVRLGHEVRPGAHVMRDHDFRKPSFELLGKATPAATGPEGKYEQYTYGPGAFLVEGTMGGGGTPVADDQGIARHDPKYGTDLATRRLQSLRADRRRITFGTNTLDLFPGAVFTIEDHLHPSLAPSQRLLVSSFSVEGTPGDAWTMSGAAVFSDPAAPYRPPVKTPRPRVFGVQSATVVGPPGKEIHTDEFGRVRVQFPWDREGQNDDRSSCWMRVSQGWAGTAYGMITIPRVGQEVLVTFLDGDPDRPIVTGRVYNAIEQVPYKLPDDMTVSTWKSQSSPATGGYNEIKFDDKAGSERVYVQAERDLHKLVKNDEVLRTQHNKMETVDGTSDLVVKGARKQLIESEDHLHVLLDQRSQVDGGVSLTVKMGKQEKVGADYALDAGQEIHLKAGMTLVLEAGLRLTIKGPAGFIDFHPMGIDIVGLLVNINSGGFPAFGKGASPDAPEDAMEAEPRDRPPGAPAGNSSTGTGGTSGQGGS, from the coding sequence ATGCCAATCCTCGAACTCACGTTATCAGGCGGAGCGAAGCTCTCCGTGCACAACTTCTCCGTGCAGGAAGCCCTCTCCGAGCTCTTCCACGTCTCCGTCGTGGCGCGGGCGCAGCGGCCGGACCTCGACCTCGAGGCGATCGTCGGCAAACCCGCCTCCCTCCACATCGTGGCCGGATGGACCTATGTGAAGGACCAGGGCACGCGCACCTGGAAAGGCGTCTGCGGCTACATCGAGCAATGCCAGGCCCAGACCGAAGAGACCGGGCTCTCGACCTATTACCTGACCATCGTCCCCGACCTCTGGCTGCTCACGCAACGCACGAACCACCGCATCTTCCAGCACCTCTCCATCCCCGACATCGCCGACGTGCTCCTCGGCGAATGGGGCGTCGAGCCCACCTGGCAGATCGATCGTGGGCTCTACCCGAAGCTCGAATTCAAGGTGCAATACGGCGAGAGCGATTTCACGTTCCTCTCTCGCCTGCTCGAAGAGGCCGGCATCACGTTCTGGTTTTCGGACCGGGGCGGCGCGGGCTCCGTGCTCACGTTCGGCGACAAGCTGCACGCGGCGGCGCCGCGCCCGCCCATTCCTTTCGTCGACAACCCGAACCAGGCCGCGCAGCGCGAGTTCCTCTCGCTCGTGCGCCTCGGCCACGAGGTCCGGCCGGGCGCGCACGTGATGCGCGACCACGATTTCCGCAAGCCCTCCTTCGAGCTCCTCGGCAAGGCCACCCCTGCCGCGACGGGCCCCGAGGGCAAATACGAACAATACACCTACGGCCCGGGCGCGTTCCTCGTGGAGGGCACGATGGGCGGCGGCGGCACGCCGGTGGCGGACGATCAGGGCATCGCCCGGCACGACCCCAAATACGGGACCGACCTCGCGACGCGCCGCCTGCAATCGCTGCGCGCCGACAGACGTCGGATCACGTTCGGCACGAACACCCTCGACCTCTTCCCCGGCGCGGTCTTCACGATCGAGGACCACTTGCACCCCTCGCTCGCGCCGAGCCAGCGGCTGCTCGTCTCGTCGTTCTCCGTGGAAGGCACGCCGGGCGACGCATGGACCATGAGCGGCGCCGCGGTCTTCTCCGACCCCGCCGCGCCGTATCGTCCGCCGGTCAAGACGCCGCGCCCGCGGGTCTTCGGCGTGCAGAGCGCGACCGTGGTGGGCCCGCCGGGCAAGGAGATCCATACCGACGAATTCGGCCGCGTCCGCGTGCAGTTCCCCTGGGATCGCGAGGGCCAAAACGACGACCGCTCCTCGTGCTGGATGCGCGTCAGCCAGGGCTGGGCCGGCACGGCGTACGGGATGATCACGATTCCGCGCGTCGGCCAGGAGGTGCTCGTCACGTTCCTCGACGGCGACCCGGATCGGCCGATCGTGACGGGCCGCGTCTACAATGCGATCGAGCAGGTGCCGTACAAGCTGCCGGACGACATGACCGTGAGCACGTGGAAGAGCCAATCCTCCCCGGCCACGGGCGGCTACAACGAGATCAAATTCGACGACAAGGCCGGATCGGAGCGCGTCTACGTGCAGGCCGAGCGGGATTTGCACAAGCTCGTCAAGAACGACGAGGTGCTCCGCACGCAGCACAACAAGATGGAGACGGTGGACGGCACGTCCGACCTCGTGGTGAAGGGCGCGCGCAAGCAGCTCATCGAATCGGAGGACCATTTGCACGTGTTGCTCGACCAGCGCAGCCAGGTCGACGGCGGCGTCTCGCTCACCGTGAAGATGGGCAAGCAGGAGAAGGTGGGGGCCGATTACGCGCTCGACGCCGGGCAGGAGATCCACCTCAAGGCGGGGATGACGCTCGTGCTCGAAGCCGGGCTGCGGCTGACCATCAAGGGACCGGCCGGCTTCATCGATTTCCACCCGATGGGCATCGATATCGTGGGGCTCCTCGTCAACATCAACAGCGGCGGTTTTCCGGCCTTCGGCAAGGGCGCCTCCCCCGACGCCCCCGAGGACGCGATGGAGGCCGAGCCGCGCGACAGGCCGCCCGGCGCGCCGGCGGGGAATTCGAGCACGGGCACCGGCGGCACGTCCGGCCAAGGTGGGAGCTAG
- a CDS encoding PAAR domain-containing protein, with protein MPLAARIDDVLTCEVHGAGIITEGCPTVIIGFQPAARVEDEILCQEVPSEIAKGCETVFIGGMPAARVDDLAVDGAVISTGFATVNIGTTPQIQVLLLAAALGLPFCEECEPSALAGPSGEP; from the coding sequence ATGCCCCTCGCTGCGCGCATCGACGACGTGCTGACGTGCGAGGTCCACGGCGCGGGCATCATCACGGAAGGGTGCCCGACGGTGATCATCGGCTTCCAGCCGGCCGCGCGGGTCGAGGACGAGATCCTTTGCCAGGAGGTGCCGAGCGAGATCGCCAAGGGTTGCGAGACGGTGTTCATCGGCGGAATGCCGGCCGCGCGCGTCGACGATCTGGCCGTGGACGGCGCGGTGATCAGCACCGGGTTTGCCACGGTGAACATCGGCACGACGCCGCAGATCCAGGTGCTGCTCCTGGCCGCGGCGCTGGGTTTGCCCTTCTGCGAGGAATGCGAGCCGAGCGCGCTCGCCGGGCCGAGCGGGGAGCCATGA
- a CDS encoding DUF4123 domain-containing protein → MKAVLSIVTGRSAGQQVRLPLGRPFCVGRGGQADLILAHDEKMALAHFELAWDGATCRLRDRSRQGTELDGKHVDEAELRNGAWIGAGGTRFLFRIRSEDLRSELPPAPPGTPPSPEMLSARREALVVLSREKHLFAILDAARDRRVRALLAACDEEFRSLYEGPKGEALAEVAPYLVHLQPGSPLLSVLVEDAWGESWGVYLTSERPFKEVRQRLRRSLMVRDEETGKRLYFRFYDPRVLRLFWPACTPRQRSEILGTEIKSFLVEGATGELLRLGQEG, encoded by the coding sequence ATGAAGGCCGTTCTTTCCATCGTCACGGGGCGATCCGCGGGGCAGCAGGTGCGGCTCCCTTTGGGCCGGCCCTTTTGCGTGGGGCGCGGCGGGCAGGCGGATCTGATCCTGGCGCACGACGAGAAAATGGCCCTCGCGCATTTCGAGCTCGCATGGGACGGCGCCACGTGCCGCCTGCGCGACCGGAGCCGGCAAGGGACGGAGCTCGACGGCAAGCACGTGGACGAGGCCGAGCTGAGGAACGGCGCGTGGATCGGCGCGGGCGGGACGCGGTTTCTGTTCCGCATCCGCAGCGAGGATCTCCGCTCGGAGCTACCGCCGGCGCCGCCCGGGACGCCACCTTCGCCGGAGATGCTTTCGGCGCGCCGGGAGGCGCTCGTGGTGCTGTCGCGGGAGAAGCATCTCTTCGCGATTCTGGATGCGGCCCGGGATCGGCGCGTCCGCGCCTTGCTCGCCGCATGCGACGAGGAATTCCGCTCGCTCTACGAAGGCCCGAAAGGCGAGGCCCTCGCCGAGGTGGCGCCGTACCTCGTGCACCTCCAGCCGGGTTCGCCGCTGCTTTCGGTCCTCGTGGAGGACGCGTGGGGCGAGAGCTGGGGCGTGTATCTGACGAGCGAGCGGCCCTTCAAGGAGGTCCGCCAAAGGCTACGTCGGTCGCTCATGGTGCGCGACGAGGAGACGGGGAAGCGGCTTTATTTCAGGTTCTATGATCCGCGCGTCCTCCGCCTCTTCTGGCCGGCGTGCACGCCGCGGCAGCGGAGCGAGATCCTGGGGACGGAGATCAAATCGTTCCTCGTCGAGGGCGCCACGGGCGAGCTCTTGCGGCTCGGGCAGGAGGGATAG
- a CDS encoding DUF2169 family type VI secretion system accessory protein, whose translation MDVVAQGPLPVASLLWQSRPGAWALTVICKATFLLVPTAAELAPEQDPIVEQDEHWDDDETRSLRAASDIAPLKQRADVVLVGMAFAPEARPVRSFVARMIVGDIDKSIEVFCDRAFTLDGALQEGPRITRMSLRYERAGGGPDTWNPAGMRPDARDRQGRIAVPNLQPLDKVVSGPGDLLTPIGFGPIAARWPSRQQKLGRHAGRWSPADLTRAPAPEDVELAYFQVAPPDQQVDALRSNERIVLDNLHPTHAHLVTSLPGLEPKAVLSGREGGPRVIPMRADTLVIDTERAACVVTWRAQIPLRSEKEEGRVVVTLDAPGNTSEAPEERSRTTVFVREERAPSEATMPFKAASPDVVVTFASPPPPRAPLDRPPSERTAAIERDELLAPAAALPFAAAAPEANTSAAAPAIKPPALIFDTPAPSPAPAPSPWASGVPQAPAPEAVEPIVAARKTIGEAVVESALPAAPAASTAEAPGFTVAAATYRGASKGDALVLSWLDRKSMPRVVRKRAWQEILDAREEEPIDPEIDDPALFKDPAEMEDRAQAHVILDRAAPVGFGGLLDVATRAAKRGSLVPPLEMCEGELVLTFDASEASRLRESYAARTPAPAGDELDELVARALCEERHYERRRLLGGPHLRALLHPPGEPHPMVVYLPAALADELPLFSRFPARLLVEVHFTVDPQEKLPIALRAVALGRVVRLPQG comes from the coding sequence ATGGACGTCGTCGCTCAAGGCCCGCTCCCCGTCGCTTCGCTCCTCTGGCAATCGCGCCCCGGCGCGTGGGCGCTCACGGTGATCTGCAAAGCGACGTTTTTGCTCGTGCCCACCGCGGCAGAGCTCGCGCCCGAGCAGGATCCGATCGTCGAGCAGGACGAGCACTGGGACGACGACGAGACACGTAGCCTGCGCGCCGCGAGCGACATCGCCCCGCTCAAGCAACGCGCCGACGTCGTGCTCGTGGGCATGGCCTTCGCGCCCGAGGCGCGCCCCGTGCGCTCGTTCGTGGCGCGGATGATCGTGGGCGACATCGATAAATCGATCGAGGTGTTCTGCGACCGGGCCTTCACGCTCGACGGCGCGCTGCAAGAAGGGCCGCGCATCACGCGGATGTCCTTGCGTTACGAGCGCGCCGGCGGCGGGCCGGATACGTGGAACCCCGCGGGCATGCGGCCCGACGCGCGCGATCGGCAGGGCCGCATCGCCGTCCCCAATTTGCAGCCGCTCGACAAGGTGGTGAGCGGCCCTGGAGATTTGCTGACGCCGATCGGATTCGGTCCGATCGCGGCGCGCTGGCCCTCGCGGCAGCAGAAGCTCGGTCGTCACGCAGGTCGATGGAGCCCCGCGGATCTCACGCGCGCGCCCGCGCCGGAGGACGTCGAGCTCGCGTATTTCCAGGTCGCGCCGCCCGATCAGCAGGTCGACGCGCTGCGCAGCAACGAGCGCATCGTGCTCGACAACCTGCACCCGACACACGCGCACCTCGTGACGAGCCTGCCGGGGCTCGAGCCGAAGGCCGTGCTGTCGGGGCGCGAAGGGGGGCCACGCGTGATCCCGATGCGCGCCGATACGCTGGTGATCGATACGGAGCGCGCGGCCTGCGTGGTGACGTGGCGCGCGCAGATTCCCCTGCGGAGCGAGAAGGAAGAGGGGCGCGTGGTGGTCACGCTCGACGCTCCAGGGAACACATCCGAGGCGCCCGAGGAGAGGAGCCGGACGACGGTGTTCGTGCGCGAGGAGCGCGCGCCGTCCGAGGCCACGATGCCGTTCAAGGCGGCCTCGCCGGACGTGGTCGTCACGTTCGCGTCGCCGCCGCCGCCGCGCGCGCCGCTCGATCGGCCTCCCTCGGAGCGGACGGCGGCGATCGAGCGCGACGAGCTTCTCGCCCCCGCCGCGGCGTTGCCCTTCGCCGCGGCGGCGCCGGAGGCGAACACGAGCGCGGCGGCTCCGGCGATCAAGCCGCCTGCGTTGATCTTCGACACGCCCGCGCCTTCGCCCGCGCCCGCGCCGAGCCCGTGGGCGAGCGGCGTGCCGCAGGCGCCCGCGCCGGAAGCGGTGGAGCCGATCGTTGCTGCTCGAAAGACCATCGGCGAGGCCGTGGTCGAGAGCGCGCTGCCCGCGGCGCCTGCGGCGTCGACCGCGGAGGCGCCGGGCTTCACGGTCGCGGCGGCGACGTACCGAGGCGCGTCGAAGGGTGACGCGCTCGTGCTCTCGTGGCTCGATCGAAAGAGCATGCCGCGCGTCGTGCGCAAGCGCGCGTGGCAGGAGATCCTCGACGCGCGGGAGGAGGAGCCGATCGATCCGGAGATCGACGATCCGGCGCTGTTCAAGGATCCGGCCGAGATGGAGGACCGCGCGCAGGCGCACGTGATCCTCGATCGCGCCGCGCCCGTGGGGTTCGGAGGGCTGCTCGACGTGGCGACGAGAGCGGCGAAGCGCGGCTCGCTCGTGCCGCCCCTCGAGATGTGCGAGGGGGAGCTCGTGCTGACCTTCGACGCGAGCGAGGCGTCGAGGCTCCGCGAATCGTACGCGGCGCGCACGCCCGCGCCTGCGGGGGACGAGCTCGACGAGCTCGTCGCGCGCGCGCTCTGCGAGGAGCGGCATTACGAGCGGCGCCGGCTGCTCGGCGGGCCGCACCTGCGCGCGCTCCTGCACCCGCCGGGGGAGCCGCATCCGATGGTGGTTTATCTGCCGGCGGCCCTCGCCGACGAATTACCGCTGTTCTCGCGGTTTCCGGCGCGGCTCCTCGTGGAGGTGCATTTCACGGTGGACCCGCAGGAGAAGCTGCCCATTGCATTGCGGGCCGTGGCGCTCGGGCGGGTGGTTCGGCTGCCCCAGGGGTGA
- a CDS encoding serine/threonine-protein kinase — protein MSTDSAPKSPAGASPEPKAPELGDVVAGKYRVERVIGKGGMGLVVEAQHTTLPQRVAIKILLPEAAKQDDAVERFLREARAAVSIQSEHVARVMDLGTLASGLPYMVMELLTGADLQEIVRQRGPLPIAQAVDAVLQASEAIAEAHVLGIIHRDLKPANLFVTTRPDGSPLVKVLDFGLAKATRGDALYTSLTAANVIIGSPFYMSPEQIRGLKGLDARTDIWALGVILYQILTGKRPFEADATHALFLMIGGDPPAPPRWQRPEIPAGLEAVVLQCLEKKPSDRPPSVADLARLLLPFASEEGRISVERIHRLQGVAPPERPPSIVEGTEKGRALEQAASRAFGEVSMSDHATTLRQPAKAPPAEAPSAQNGATVVIPRPVPMPPAPIVEAPTSSSRGLAAAVVAVVVVLVVMAAVLALRAW, from the coding sequence ATGAGCACCGATAGCGCCCCAAAGAGCCCCGCCGGTGCCTCGCCCGAGCCGAAGGCGCCCGAGCTGGGGGACGTCGTCGCGGGCAAGTACCGCGTCGAGCGCGTGATCGGAAAAGGCGGCATGGGGCTCGTCGTCGAGGCCCAGCACACGACGCTGCCTCAGCGCGTCGCCATCAAGATCCTCCTGCCCGAAGCGGCCAAGCAGGATGACGCCGTGGAGCGATTTCTGCGCGAGGCCCGCGCCGCCGTGTCGATCCAGAGCGAGCACGTCGCGCGCGTGATGGACCTCGGCACGCTCGCGTCCGGCTTGCCGTACATGGTGATGGAGCTGCTCACGGGGGCCGATCTGCAAGAGATCGTGCGGCAGCGCGGGCCCTTGCCCATCGCGCAGGCCGTCGACGCCGTGCTGCAAGCCTCCGAGGCCATCGCCGAGGCGCACGTGCTCGGCATCATCCATCGCGACCTCAAGCCCGCGAACCTCTTCGTCACCACGCGTCCCGATGGCTCGCCGCTCGTGAAGGTGCTCGATTTCGGCCTCGCCAAGGCGACGAGGGGCGACGCGCTCTACACGAGCCTCACCGCGGCGAACGTGATCATCGGCTCGCCGTTTTACATGTCGCCCGAGCAGATCCGCGGGCTCAAAGGGCTCGACGCGCGCACCGACATCTGGGCCCTCGGCGTCATCCTGTATCAGATCCTCACCGGCAAGCGGCCCTTCGAGGCGGACGCGACGCACGCGCTTTTCCTGATGATCGGCGGCGATCCGCCCGCCCCGCCGCGCTGGCAGAGGCCCGAGATCCCCGCGGGGCTCGAGGCCGTCGTGCTGCAATGCCTCGAAAAAAAGCCGAGCGATCGCCCGCCGTCGGTCGCCGATCTCGCGCGGCTCTTGCTCCCGTTCGCCTCCGAGGAGGGGCGCATTTCGGTGGAGCGCATTCATCGCCTGCAAGGCGTCGCGCCGCCCGAGCGTCCGCCCTCGATCGTCGAGGGGACCGAAAAGGGCAGAGCCCTGGAGCAGGCCGCGAGCCGAGCCTTCGGCGAGGTCTCGATGTCGGACCATGCGACGACGTTGCGACAACCAGCCAAAGCGCCTCCAGCCGAGGCGCCGAGCGCGCAGAATGGCGCCACCGTGGTGATCCCGAGGCCCGTGCCGATGCCCCCCGCGCCCATCGTCGAAGCGCCGACGTCGAGCTCGCGGGGCCTCGCCGCTGCCGTCGTGGCCGTGGTCGTGGTCCTCGTCGTGATGGCCGCGGTGCTCGCCCTGCGCGCGTGGTGA
- a CDS encoding Uma2 family endonuclease: MTPPLVFAVDPEDPRAPSEEVWNALSAEERRRVVDMLPADVPIDVMAPEGDPHREAKERTLDVLGRFFRRMGRRVYLSSELATYYPDRPRIVPDVLAVLDVDPRPRSKWVVATEGKGLDFVLEVHVEGDKRKDHERNVALYAELGIPEYFIFDRGRLSLRGHRLVSPGARVYQPIVPQGGRYASALLGLDLMLVEGRLRFVVGGTPLLESEEIIGQLETMVDGLVHRREEDERALEEARRQVKEERRRAKQERKRAEEERKRAEEERKQVEEERKQVEEERKQVEEERKRADEAEQRVAALQAELDRLRRGER; encoded by the coding sequence ATGACGCCGCCGCTCGTGTTCGCCGTCGACCCCGAGGACCCGCGCGCCCCTTCCGAGGAGGTCTGGAACGCCCTGTCCGCCGAGGAGCGGCGGCGCGTCGTGGACATGCTTCCGGCCGACGTCCCCATCGACGTCATGGCGCCCGAAGGGGATCCGCACCGCGAGGCCAAGGAGCGCACCCTCGACGTGCTCGGCCGCTTCTTCCGCCGCATGGGCCGCAGGGTCTACCTCTCCTCGGAGCTCGCGACGTACTACCCGGACCGCCCGCGCATCGTGCCCGATGTCCTGGCCGTCCTCGACGTCGACCCGCGTCCGCGGTCGAAGTGGGTCGTCGCCACGGAAGGCAAGGGGCTCGACTTCGTGCTCGAAGTGCACGTCGAGGGCGACAAGCGCAAGGATCACGAGCGCAACGTCGCGCTCTACGCCGAGCTGGGGATCCCGGAGTATTTCATCTTCGACCGGGGCCGACTCAGCCTGCGCGGTCATCGACTCGTGTCGCCGGGAGCGCGCGTCTACCAGCCCATCGTGCCGCAGGGGGGACGTTATGCGTCCGCGCTGCTGGGGCTCGACTTGATGCTCGTGGAGGGCCGCCTGCGCTTCGTGGTCGGAGGCACGCCGCTCCTGGAATCGGAAGAGATCATCGGTCAGCTCGAAACGATGGTGGACGGCCTCGTGCACCGCCGCGAGGAGGACGAACGCGCGCTCGAAGAGGCGAGGCGGCAGGTCAAGGAAGAGCGTCGGCGGGCCAAACAAGAGCGCAAGCGGGCCGAGGAAGAGCGCAAGCGGGCCGAGGAAGAGCGCAAGCAGGTGGAGGAAGAGCGCAAGCAGGTGGAGGAAGAGCGCAAGCAGGTGGAGGAAGAGCGCAAGCGGGCCGATGAGGCCGAACAACGAGTGGCAGCGCTCCAGGCGGAGCTTGATCGCCTCCGCCGCGGCGAGCGGTAG
- a CDS encoding Uma2 family endonuclease → MDARPTRPPRRTGPIELRDFGPNGLRLGTPDDCYDGSPWELHRGELVEQMGSKDIHGITMALLAALFRVHAREGHTVLADIYCDLTDEQGPSLRAPDVVVVSDLVAPRNDAYRGTPVLAVEIRGTQSKKYLEEKVKLYLEHDWPEVWIVHAERHEVEVLRRGVASVVYRPGAEVPMIPALDKYGLTALPVTAFFDQREVARYTDEWVEKRGEARGETRGEARGRVTSIERVLLARGLDIPPLTRARIATCTDIETLDRWLVLAATATSASAFANAIGEPA, encoded by the coding sequence ATGGACGCACGACCGACCCGCCCTCCCCGCAGGACCGGCCCGATCGAGCTCCGCGACTTCGGACCGAACGGTCTTCGGCTGGGAACGCCCGACGACTGCTACGACGGCAGCCCGTGGGAGCTCCACCGAGGAGAGCTGGTGGAGCAGATGGGGAGCAAGGACATCCACGGCATCACCATGGCCCTGCTCGCGGCCTTGTTCCGCGTGCATGCCCGGGAGGGTCACACGGTCCTCGCCGACATCTACTGCGACCTGACGGACGAGCAGGGCCCCTCGCTCCGCGCGCCCGACGTCGTCGTCGTCAGCGACCTCGTCGCCCCGCGAAACGACGCCTATCGCGGCACGCCCGTGCTCGCGGTCGAGATCCGCGGCACGCAGTCGAAGAAGTACCTCGAAGAGAAGGTGAAGCTTTACCTCGAACACGACTGGCCCGAGGTCTGGATCGTCCACGCCGAGCGGCACGAGGTCGAGGTCCTGCGCCGCGGGGTCGCGTCCGTCGTCTACCGCCCCGGCGCGGAGGTCCCGATGATCCCCGCGCTCGACAAGTACGGGCTCACGGCGCTGCCCGTGACCGCGTTCTTCGATCAGCGCGAGGTGGCGCGTTACACGGACGAGTGGGTGGAAAAGCGTGGCGAAGCGCGCGGCGAGACGCGTGGGGAAGCACGTGGTCGTGTCACGTCGATCGAACGGGTCCTCCTCGCTCGCGGCCTGGACATTCCGCCTCTGACGCGCGCGCGCATTGCGACGTGCACCGACATCGAGACCCTCGATCGCTGGCTCGTCCTCGCCGCCACCGCCACGAGCGCGAGCGCCTTCGCGAACGCCATCGGCGAACCCGCCTGA
- a CDS encoding SpoIVB peptidase S55 domain-containing protein, whose amino-acid sequence MPAGLALGVITSALVGVGVAEAVTDPPDTLPLSEVKPGMKGYGLTVFSGTNPERFDVEVISTLRNFRPNQDLILIKTPNHPRLDVARTVGGMSGSPIYLNGKMIGAYAYGWLFGVEPIAGVTPIKSMLEELARPMPKAIMPIPGKGPLPSADDDGRVKRDKHARTFHGAPESYDLQGHATQLASRAASLLAPPEGSALARASTPIMLGGLAGSSLKIAQNLLGPMGMEPLQAGGGTSTKPPADAPTKFVDGGAIGVELIRGDISAMGLGTVTRVSGDKLVAFGHPMLGGGVEALPTAVARVHWIMASQNRSFKIGESVRSVGALVNDRQAAIVVDSGVKAPVFPMKVTITAPGGVPHPTWNLEVAHDQFLSPTFVAMAIGNAFETSASERNDLTYRATSKLKIGRWGTITLTDFGAGNGNPPGAEDFVRGRLVRAVGSLMNNPWESVSIEGIETEVKVSYERDVVTLRGAKILEPEIDAGAKVHIQLELQRYQGKTETKIIEVDVPTELAGREVEIELAPGYEVERPLPSPENVAQLVANLPNQTFDPESIVASFRLRENGAAYKGKLASRLPAGALDTLRSSVDSDSAEVFVAQVQTAVPLKQFMIGRDTVRVKVRNVLR is encoded by the coding sequence GTGCCCGCAGGCCTCGCCCTCGGTGTGATCACGAGCGCCCTCGTGGGTGTGGGCGTCGCCGAGGCCGTCACGGACCCGCCCGATACGTTGCCGCTCTCCGAGGTCAAGCCCGGCATGAAGGGCTACGGGCTCACCGTGTTCTCCGGGACGAACCCCGAGCGCTTCGACGTGGAGGTCATCTCCACGCTCAGGAATTTCCGGCCCAACCAGGATCTCATCCTCATCAAGACGCCGAACCACCCGCGCCTCGACGTCGCCCGCACCGTCGGCGGCATGAGCGGGAGCCCCATCTACCTCAATGGCAAGATGATCGGCGCCTACGCCTATGGATGGCTCTTCGGCGTCGAGCCCATCGCCGGCGTCACGCCCATCAAGTCGATGCTCGAAGAGCTCGCTCGCCCCATGCCGAAGGCGATCATGCCCATCCCCGGCAAGGGCCCCCTGCCCTCGGCCGACGATGACGGCCGCGTCAAGCGCGACAAACACGCCCGCACGTTCCACGGCGCGCCGGAAAGTTATGACCTCCAAGGACACGCGACGCAGCTCGCGTCGCGCGCGGCGAGCCTCCTCGCGCCGCCCGAGGGCAGCGCGCTCGCCCGCGCCTCGACGCCCATCATGCTCGGCGGGCTCGCGGGGTCGTCGCTCAAGATCGCGCAGAACCTGCTCGGGCCGATGGGGATGGAGCCGCTCCAGGCCGGCGGCGGCACCTCGACGAAGCCCCCGGCCGACGCGCCCACGAAGTTCGTCGACGGCGGCGCGATCGGCGTCGAGTTGATCCGCGGCGACATCTCCGCAATGGGCCTCGGCACGGTCACGCGCGTGAGCGGCGACAAGCTCGTCGCCTTTGGTCATCCCATGCTCGGCGGCGGCGTCGAGGCATTGCCCACGGCCGTCGCGCGCGTGCACTGGATCATGGCGAGCCAGAACCGGAGCTTCAAGATCGGCGAGTCCGTGCGCTCCGTCGGCGCGCTCGTCAACGATCGCCAGGCCGCGATCGTCGTCGATTCGGGCGTGAAGGCGCCCGTCTTCCCGATGAAGGTCACGATCACCGCGCCCGGCGGCGTCCCGCACCCGACGTGGAACCTGGAGGTCGCGCACGATCAATTCCTCTCGCCCACGTTCGTCGCGATGGCGATCGGCAACGCGTTCGAGACCTCGGCCTCCGAGCGCAACGACCTCACCTACCGCGCCACGAGCAAGCTGAAGATCGGCCGCTGGGGCACGATCACGCTGACGGACTTCGGCGCCGGCAACGGCAATCCGCCCGGCGCCGAGGACTTCGTGCGCGGCCGCCTCGTGCGCGCCGTCGGCTCGCTCATGAACAACCCCTGGGAGTCGGTGTCGATCGAAGGCATCGAGACCGAGGTGAAGGTCTCCTACGAGCGCGACGTCGTCACGTTGCGCGGCGCGAAGATCCTCGAGCCGGAGATCGACGCGGGCGCGAAGGTGCACATCCAGCTCGAATTGCAGCGCTACCAGGGCAAGACCGAGACGAAGATCATCGAGGTCGACGTGCCCACGGAGCTCGCGGGCCGCGAGGTCGAGATCGAGCTCGCCCCCGGCTACGAGGTGGAGCGCCCGCTGCCCTCGCCCGAGAACGTGGCGCAGCTCGTGGCGAACCTGCCGAACCAGACCTTCGATCCGGAGAGCATCGTGGCCTCGTTCCGGCTGCGCGAGAACGGCGCTGCCTACAAGGGCAAGCTCGCCTCGCGGCTGCCCGCCGGCGCGCTCGACACGCTCCGCTCGAGCGTCGACTCCGACTCGGCCGAGGTGTTCGTCGCCCAGGTGCAAACCGCCGTGCCGCTGAAGCAGTTCATGATCGGTCGCGACACCGTGCGCGTGAAGGTCCGCAACGTCCTGCGCTGA